Proteins encoded within one genomic window of Streptomyces sp. NBC_01237:
- a CDS encoding SUKH-4 family immunity protein, with protein MIFDVDEEHPRPDEAGSRRVRASREVLGDVVRRPEDLAALCDIGFPQSPFRMAPPIVAEECAFELSSVVYLGDDVEMVRCDFGDLLLFGAVQGWYLFLHLGDGTVYAIPDEIAVLPGGDFRPVHSDLSSLRRLLELLYRQELSAERTYDPRSTGAPHRAMERFTGEIRAEFGDADPVALSTESLWPAFFRDIEDGLYSAYYSGRRK; from the coding sequence ATGATCTTCGACGTCGATGAGGAACACCCGCGACCGGACGAGGCGGGATCGCGGCGTGTCCGGGCCTCGCGCGAGGTCCTCGGGGACGTCGTACGGCGGCCTGAGGACCTGGCTGCGCTCTGCGACATCGGATTCCCGCAGAGTCCGTTCCGGATGGCCCCGCCGATCGTGGCCGAGGAGTGCGCCTTCGAGCTGTCCTCGGTGGTGTACCTCGGCGATGACGTGGAGATGGTCCGGTGCGACTTCGGGGATCTCCTCCTCTTCGGAGCCGTACAGGGCTGGTATCTCTTCCTGCACCTGGGCGACGGAACGGTGTACGCCATCCCGGACGAGATCGCGGTCCTCCCCGGCGGGGACTTCCGCCCGGTGCACTCGGACCTGTCGTCGCTGCGGCGGCTGCTGGAGCTCCTGTACCGCCAGGAGTTGAGTGCCGAGAGGACGTACGACCCAAGGTCCACCGGCGCCCCGCACCGCGCGATGGAACGCTTCACGGGCGAGATACGCGCGGAGTTCGGCGACGCCGACCCCGTCGCGCTCTCCACGGAGAGTCTCTGGCCCGCCTTCTTCCGCGATATCGAGGACGGCCTCTACTCCGCCTATTACAGCGGCCGGCGAAAGTAG
- a CDS encoding PhzF family phenazine biosynthesis protein encodes MRIHVVDAFTDRPFAGNPAGVCLLDPGEWPEDAWMRRVAAELNHSETAFARPLPAGADADWEIRWFAPLVETNLCGHATLATAHTLRRERGVTGTLRFRSRCSGILTAHAQEDGSITLDFPAAPGTEVPVPDGLSEALGVTPEAAFRTGALGDLLTVLPDEATVRAVTPDLDAVADVTRREDLRGVIITAPAPEPGLEYDFVSRFFSPAEGILEDPVTGSAHTALAPYWSARTGRDGLTGLQVSARTGLVRTSVHGDRVHLNGHAVTVLDATLLA; translated from the coding sequence ATGCGTATTCACGTCGTTGACGCCTTTACCGACCGGCCCTTCGCGGGCAACCCTGCGGGCGTGTGCCTGCTCGATCCGGGGGAGTGGCCCGAGGATGCCTGGATGCGGCGGGTCGCCGCCGAGCTGAATCACTCGGAGACCGCGTTCGCGCGGCCGCTCCCCGCGGGGGCGGACGCCGACTGGGAGATCCGCTGGTTCGCCCCGCTCGTCGAGACCAACCTCTGCGGCCATGCCACATTGGCCACGGCGCACACGCTGCGGCGGGAGCGCGGGGTCACCGGGACGCTGCGGTTCCGCAGCAGGTGCAGCGGCATTCTCACCGCGCACGCGCAGGAGGACGGCAGCATCACCCTGGACTTCCCGGCCGCGCCCGGCACCGAGGTCCCGGTGCCGGACGGTCTGTCGGAGGCGCTGGGGGTGACACCGGAGGCCGCTTTCCGTACCGGTGCGCTCGGCGACCTGCTGACCGTCCTGCCCGACGAGGCCACCGTCCGGGCCGTGACGCCCGACCTCGACGCGGTGGCCGATGTGACCCGGCGTGAGGACCTGCGGGGCGTCATCATCACGGCCCCGGCGCCCGAGCCCGGCCTGGAGTACGACTTCGTCTCGCGCTTCTTCTCGCCCGCCGAGGGCATCCTGGAGGATCCGGTCACGGGCAGCGCCCACACCGCGCTGGCCCCCTACTGGTCGGCCCGGACCGGCCGCGACGGGCTCACCGGCCTACAGGTGTCCGCGCGCACCGGGCTGGTCAGGACCTCCGTACACGGTGACCGCGTCCATCTCAACGGACACGCGGTCACCGTCCTCGACGCGACACTGCTCGCCTGA